A portion of the Acidisoma sp. PAMC 29798 genome contains these proteins:
- a CDS encoding M24 family metallopeptidase produces the protein MKSSANDLINLDRLAAQMDAAGVDAIVARAGLNFTYLAGFAYPGTLARHVDLADSPRAVYLVWPRQGEPRIIANTIAAPLAQRDSWVAHFDLYEGYTEKPAEALAQTLKTMGLADATVAFECDYVSMADGAILRARLPQMRMVDSTDLMERVRAIKTPGEIARLKHGARILDNAFLAHFATVRPGMRERDLHAAIVGECIIGGSEFTHGILNSSRNTMPYGGESDFVFEAGDAIRTDYVAYFNGYPGHQSRCAVVGEPTAEQTREYRVIRDIYRSVNEQLVPGVTAGAIYQCVKDRFAEVGMPYNSILAGHSVGCWWHQQEPMISRDNARVLEEGMVIAMEPFVNHWHIQDMLLIGRDGPELLSPDFNTDDIFACV, from the coding sequence ATGAAATCTTCCGCGAACGACCTCATCAACCTCGATCGACTGGCCGCGCAGATGGATGCGGCGGGGGTGGATGCCATCGTCGCGCGGGCGGGGCTCAATTTCACCTATCTGGCCGGCTTCGCCTATCCCGGCACGCTGGCGCGCCATGTCGATCTCGCAGATTCGCCGCGCGCCGTTTATCTGGTCTGGCCGCGTCAGGGTGAGCCGCGGATCATCGCCAACACCATCGCGGCGCCTCTTGCACAACGGGATTCCTGGGTCGCGCATTTCGACCTCTACGAGGGTTACACCGAAAAGCCGGCCGAGGCCTTGGCCCAGACGCTGAAGACGATGGGTCTGGCAGACGCCACTGTGGCGTTCGAGTGCGATTACGTCAGTATGGCGGATGGGGCGATTTTGCGTGCGCGATTGCCGCAGATGCGCATGGTCGATTCAACGGATTTGATGGAGCGGGTGCGCGCCATCAAGACGCCGGGTGAGATCGCTCGCCTGAAGCACGGCGCCCGCATTCTCGACAACGCCTTCCTCGCGCATTTCGCGACTGTCCGTCCCGGCATGCGGGAACGTGATCTGCATGCCGCCATCGTCGGCGAATGCATCATCGGCGGGTCGGAATTCACCCACGGAATCCTGAACTCGTCCCGCAATACGATGCCCTATGGCGGCGAGAGTGATTTCGTCTTTGAAGCGGGGGACGCCATCCGTACGGATTACGTCGCCTATTTCAACGGCTATCCCGGCCACCAGTCCCGCTGCGCGGTGGTGGGCGAACCGACCGCTGAACAGACGCGCGAATACCGCGTCATTCGCGACATCTACCGTTCGGTGAATGAGCAACTGGTTCCGGGCGTGACCGCAGGCGCCATCTACCAATGCGTGAAGGATCGCTTCGCTGAAGTTGGCATGCCGTACAATTCCATCCTCGCCGGTCATAGCGTCGGATGCTGGTGGCATCAGCAGGAACCAATGATCTCCCGCGACAATGCGCGCGTGTTGGAGGAGGGTATGGTGATCGCGATGGAGCCTTTCGTGAACCATTGGCATATCCAGGACATGCTGCTGATCGGCCGCGACGGGCCTGAACTGCTGTCCCCCGATTTCAACACCGATGACATCTTTGCCTGCGTCTGA
- a CDS encoding LysR family transcriptional regulator, translating to MNIRSLETLLWITRLGSFSAAARHLRLTQPAITRRMNELEQELGAPLFRRERTRTVLTETGKRCAQIAERMVLDFVALKAAAGHDDGISGTIRVGVSEVIALTWLDRLIGRIATRYPAVSIELDVDLSARLVKKLAARRVDIAMLPGPVALPDAVTQSLGSYGLSWMSHPSLLKIERDITPADLVDVPIIASPDDANVSSVMQNWFRESGVRPRRISYCGSFSVVASLVSKGVGVSLLPMDLFKSAIAAGSMSVLSAQPRIAPIQYSVSYIPTSELAFVPAVAMFACEESWLKKAADYGFAPFG from the coding sequence GTGAACATTCGCAGCCTGGAAACGCTCCTGTGGATCACGCGTCTGGGCAGCTTCAGCGCGGCGGCGCGCCATTTGCGCCTGACGCAGCCCGCCATCACCCGGCGCATGAACGAATTGGAGCAGGAACTCGGCGCGCCGCTGTTTCGGCGGGAAAGAACCCGGACTGTCTTGACCGAGACTGGCAAACGATGCGCGCAGATCGCCGAGCGCATGGTGTTGGACTTCGTCGCCCTTAAAGCCGCCGCCGGGCATGATGACGGCATCAGCGGCACGATCCGCGTTGGCGTGAGTGAAGTGATTGCCCTGACTTGGCTGGATCGGCTCATCGGCCGCATCGCCACTCGGTACCCCGCCGTCAGTATAGAACTCGACGTCGATCTGTCCGCGCGCTTGGTGAAGAAGCTGGCGGCCCGCCGCGTGGACATCGCCATGCTTCCAGGCCCCGTGGCATTGCCCGATGCGGTGACACAGTCGCTGGGGTCCTATGGACTAAGTTGGATGTCGCATCCCTCGCTGCTGAAGATCGAGCGTGACATCACGCCCGCCGATCTCGTGGATGTGCCGATCATCGCGTCACCGGATGATGCAAACGTCTCCTCCGTCATGCAGAACTGGTTCAGGGAGTCGGGCGTCCGGCCACGCCGCATCAGCTATTGCGGCAGTTTCAGCGTCGTCGCGTCCCTGGTCAGCAAAGGTGTCGGCGTCAGCTTGCTGCCAATGGACCTCTTCAAGAGCGCGATTGCTGCCGGCAGCATGAGCGTGCTGTCGGCACAGCCGCGCATCGCGCCGATCCAATATTCGGTCTCGTATATCCCGACCTCGGAACTGGCCTTTGTGCCGGCGGTCGCGATGTTCGCATGTGAGGAAAGCTGGCTCAAAAAAGCAGCCGATTACGGCTTCGCACCCTTCGGCTGA
- the hydA gene encoding dihydropyrimidinase, translated as MNVSDFDLVIRGGTVVTGTDTFRADIGVVGETITVVGEALEPGGGRIIEADGLLVMPGGIDSHCHIEQLQPDGSEYEDSFGHASAACFAGGTTSVITFAAQFKGQRLGPVLAEYHRRAARGMVDYSFHQIINDPFDAVIEQDVPEVVAAGIRSLKVFLTYDDVRLDDRQYLRVLAAARRAGALVTVHAENYDAIAWLTEALLKAGMTAPKYHAWSRPTVIETEATHRAIALAELVDQPIQIFHVSGPEPAAEIARARARGVKVWGETCPQYLVLSAADMDRPGFEGAKFICSPAPRGPAESEGLWDAIRAGTIDNISSDHSGHSFSIPGRGKRAHGTDVDFTKIPNGVPGLAARLPIVFSEGVSKGRIDAQTFVRLTASNPAKLFGLAPRKGTIAPGSDADLVLWDPAKKVTITNRLMQHAIDYTPYEGLEVTGWPVMTIARGRVVMKDDVVTAAPGSARFLPREPYAFITPRGVFPNGFDAAAIMI; from the coding sequence ATGAACGTGTCCGATTTCGATCTCGTCATACGCGGTGGTACCGTCGTCACCGGCACCGACACCTTTCGCGCCGATATCGGCGTGGTCGGCGAAACCATCACCGTGGTGGGGGAGGCGCTGGAGCCTGGCGGTGGGCGCATCATCGAAGCCGATGGCCTGCTGGTCATGCCCGGCGGCATCGATAGCCATTGCCATATCGAGCAGTTGCAGCCCGATGGCTCGGAGTATGAGGACAGTTTCGGCCATGCCTCCGCCGCCTGCTTCGCCGGCGGCACAACCAGCGTCATTACTTTCGCGGCGCAGTTCAAGGGCCAGCGTCTCGGCCCCGTGCTCGCCGAATATCATCGTCGGGCCGCGCGCGGCATGGTCGATTACAGCTTCCACCAGATCATCAACGACCCCTTCGATGCCGTCATTGAGCAGGATGTGCCGGAGGTCGTGGCCGCCGGCATTCGCAGCCTCAAGGTGTTCCTGACCTATGATGACGTCCGCCTTGATGACCGGCAGTATCTGCGCGTGCTCGCGGCTGCGCGCCGGGCCGGGGCGCTCGTCACCGTCCATGCCGAGAATTACGACGCCATCGCTTGGTTGACGGAAGCGCTGCTCAAGGCCGGCATGACGGCGCCCAAATACCACGCCTGGAGCCGGCCCACGGTGATCGAGACCGAAGCGACGCATCGTGCCATCGCCCTGGCGGAATTGGTCGATCAACCGATCCAGATTTTCCATGTCTCGGGGCCCGAGCCGGCGGCCGAGATCGCGCGTGCCCGAGCGCGCGGCGTGAAGGTCTGGGGCGAAACCTGCCCGCAATATCTCGTGCTTTCGGCGGCCGACATGGATCGGCCGGGTTTCGAGGGCGCGAAGTTCATCTGCAGTCCCGCACCGCGCGGCCCTGCGGAAAGCGAAGGGCTGTGGGATGCCATTCGCGCCGGCACCATCGACAACATCTCCTCCGACCATAGCGGCCACAGCTTCAGCATTCCGGGTCGCGGCAAACGCGCCCATGGCACGGATGTGGATTTCACCAAAATCCCCAATGGCGTTCCGGGCCTCGCGGCCCGTTTGCCCATCGTCTTCAGTGAAGGCGTATCGAAGGGGCGGATCGATGCGCAGACCTTCGTGCGCCTCACGGCGTCCAATCCCGCGAAGCTGTTCGGCCTCGCGCCGCGCAAGGGCACCATCGCACCCGGATCGGATGCGGACCTTGTGCTCTGGGATCCCGCCAAGAAGGTCACGATCACCAATCGCCTGATGCAGCACGCGATCGACTACACGCCCTATGAGGGGCTGGAGGTGACCGGCTGGCCGGTGATGACCATCGCGCGCGGGCGTGTGGTGATGAAGGATGATGTGGTCACGGCCGCGCCGGGCTCGGCGCGATTCCTGCCGCGTGAGCCTTACGCGTTCATCACGCCACGGGGCGTCTTCCCCAATGGGTTCGACGCCGCCGCGATCATGATCTGA
- a CDS encoding DUF6600 domain-containing protein: MSFRIKWSLAPTVAASLGMVTGNIAGGTSAWAQTAPPPAEAATAAGAPPSRVGWLSQITGSVSFHGAGQTQWVTATQNFPVATGDAVWTQPQAGASIIVDSSRFALAGGTEMTAQEIDDTTVTAALSQGEVFLNLVALQPGQSVTIQTPRGTAQIAGNGEYEIFAGDSATPTYVTAVTGSIAFTGLGATGPQTVGAQQTLVISGTNPVQAQLGAMQQDQFLTTILQQITPPPPPTATAAPPVVARMTGATVLTQYGNWQPQPQYGTVWFPHVASGWVPYREGHWAYVQPWGWTWVDNAPWGFAPFHYGRWSQFNGQWGWIPQPVAQQGYGQGYGYGYQYDQNRGYYAEPGYRGPAPAYAPALVTFLGAAAGAAIGAFAANALSSGNIGWAPLGPREAYYPPYRVNERQFQAYNQPYVPNYTQFVQRNVTFNDNRVVYRNDVIVEGNKVQFANRGGATFVPAAVMMNSRPVREAVQAAPPGDLRPFRPVAGQALPRPTAETAGITPALAERMHLAAQQGGAVRPAAPGPEIRPMPTGARPFAPALVPHAQVEPTFRQGSPRPGVAPIGQPGAPARAEAIPGQPVRPAAGGLPPLATVGGVGARPAGVKPEFRPVAPGAAPGAVAAPRVEAPRVEAPRPAPALAPAARVEAPRPAPAPRVEAPRPAPAPRVEAPRPAPAPRVEAPRPAPAPRVEAPRPAPAPRVEAPRPAPAPRVEAPRPAPAPRVEAPRPAPAPRPAPAPRIEAPRPAPAAPRPAPAPRVEAPRPAPAPHAEEHPPEKKKP, translated from the coding sequence ATGAGTTTCCGGATCAAATGGTCTTTGGCGCCTACCGTCGCCGCGAGTCTCGGCATGGTCACAGGCAACATCGCGGGCGGCACCTCCGCCTGGGCGCAAACGGCGCCACCGCCGGCTGAGGCCGCAACGGCCGCAGGCGCACCGCCCAGCCGGGTCGGTTGGTTGTCACAGATCACCGGCTCCGTCTCATTTCATGGCGCGGGGCAGACGCAATGGGTCACCGCCACGCAGAACTTTCCGGTCGCGACCGGTGACGCCGTCTGGACGCAGCCGCAGGCCGGCGCATCGATCATCGTGGATTCCAGCCGCTTTGCCCTGGCCGGCGGCACCGAAATGACCGCCCAGGAGATCGACGACACGACGGTCACGGCCGCGCTGTCGCAGGGCGAGGTCTTCCTCAATCTCGTGGCCCTCCAACCCGGCCAGAGCGTGACGATCCAAACGCCGCGCGGCACGGCACAAATCGCCGGGAACGGCGAATACGAAATCTTCGCGGGCGACAGTGCGACGCCCACCTACGTCACCGCCGTTACGGGATCGATCGCCTTCACCGGCCTCGGCGCGACCGGGCCGCAGACTGTGGGCGCCCAGCAGACCCTGGTCATTTCGGGCACCAATCCCGTTCAGGCCCAGCTGGGCGCGATGCAACAGGACCAGTTCCTAACGACGATTTTGCAGCAAATCACCCCGCCGCCACCGCCGACGGCCACGGCGGCACCGCCTGTTGTCGCACGCATGACCGGGGCGACAGTCCTGACGCAATACGGCAACTGGCAGCCGCAGCCGCAATACGGGACGGTGTGGTTCCCGCATGTGGCCTCGGGCTGGGTTCCGTATCGCGAGGGCCATTGGGCCTATGTGCAGCCATGGGGTTGGACTTGGGTCGATAATGCACCCTGGGGTTTCGCACCCTTCCATTACGGCCGCTGGTCGCAGTTCAACGGCCAATGGGGCTGGATTCCCCAGCCCGTCGCCCAGCAGGGCTACGGCCAGGGCTATGGCTACGGTTATCAATACGATCAGAACCGGGGTTACTATGCCGAGCCGGGGTATCGGGGCCCTGCCCCCGCCTATGCGCCCGCGCTGGTAACCTTCCTCGGCGCGGCCGCCGGTGCGGCGATCGGCGCCTTCGCCGCCAATGCCCTGAGTTCAGGCAATATCGGCTGGGCGCCCCTTGGCCCGCGTGAGGCCTACTACCCGCCCTATCGTGTCAACGAACGCCAGTTCCAGGCCTATAATCAGCCCTATGTCCCGAACTACACGCAGTTCGTGCAGCGGAACGTCACCTTCAATGACAACCGAGTTGTCTATCGGAACGACGTGATCGTAGAGGGCAACAAGGTTCAGTTTGCCAATCGGGGCGGCGCGACCTTCGTGCCGGCGGCCGTCATGATGAATTCGCGACCGGTGCGTGAGGCCGTGCAGGCTGCGCCGCCGGGTGACCTCCGACCCTTCCGACCGGTCGCGGGTCAGGCGCTTCCCCGACCGACCGCCGAAACCGCCGGTATCACGCCGGCCCTGGCCGAGCGGATGCACCTCGCGGCCCAGCAGGGCGGCGCGGTTCGCCCTGCTGCACCCGGCCCTGAGATTCGCCCGATGCCCACCGGCGCGCGTCCCTTTGCTCCGGCGCTGGTCCCGCATGCGCAAGTGGAACCCACCTTCCGTCAGGGCTCGCCCCGCCCTGGGGTGGCACCCATAGGCCAACCAGGCGCGCCAGCACGTGCCGAAGCGATCCCTGGGCAGCCCGTCCGGCCCGCAGCGGGCGGCTTGCCGCCGCTCGCGACCGTGGGCGGAGTGGGCGCGCGACCCGCAGGCGTGAAGCCTGAGTTTCGCCCAGTGGCACCGGGCGCAGCGCCGGGGGCTGTTGCAGCACCGCGTGTCGAAGCACCGCGTGTTGAAGCACCACGCCCCGCGCCGGCACTCGCGCCTGCAGCGCGTGTCGAAGCCCCGCGCCCTGCCCCGGCTCCGCGTGTCGAGGCACCACGCCCCGCTCCGGCACCGCGTGTCGAAGCACCGCGCCCGGCTCCGGCTCCGCGTGTCGAGGCACCACGCCCCGCTCCGGCCCCGCGTGTCGAAGCCCCGCGCCCTGCCCCGGCACCGCGTGTCGAAGCACCGCGCCCTGCCCCGGCACCGCGTGTCGAAGCACCGCGCCCTGCCCCGGCACCGCGTGTCGAAGCGCCGCGCCCGGCACCAGCACCGCGTCCCGCACCAGCACCGCGCATCGAAGCGCCGCGCCCAGCCCCAGCAGCACCGCGCCCCGCACCAGCGCCGCGTGTCGAAGCCCCGCGCCCGGCACCGGCCCCGCATGCCGAAGAGCATCCGCCTGAGAAGAAGAAGCCCTGA
- the gnd gene encoding phosphogluconate dehydrogenase (NAD(+)-dependent, decarboxylating) — protein sequence MQLGMIGLGRMGGNIARRLMNNGHEVAVFDVNPASVDALATEHAIPAHSLQGLVQALAAPRAVWVMLPAGHITESTIETLAGMLEAGDTIIDGGNTFYKDDIRRAKHLKEKGLHYVDVGTSGGVWGVERGYCMMIGGEKEVVDRLNPIFATLAPGLGTIDRTPGFKGDSRAENGYIHAGPPGAGHFVKMVHNGIEYGLMQAYAEGFDILRGKKSESLPEDERFTIDLADTAEVWRRGSVVSSWLLDLSAMALAESPDLAEFTGKVDDSGEGRWTINAAIEEAVPAEVLTAALFARFRSRIDHSFGDKLLSAMRNKFGGHVEGHSAAPSIKE from the coding sequence ATGCAACTCGGAATGATCGGGCTCGGGCGGATGGGCGGCAACATCGCCCGTCGCCTCATGAATAACGGCCATGAAGTGGCGGTGTTCGACGTCAACCCCGCAAGCGTCGATGCACTGGCCACAGAGCATGCCATTCCAGCGCACTCGCTCCAAGGCCTTGTGCAGGCCTTGGCAGCGCCCCGCGCCGTCTGGGTCATGCTCCCGGCCGGGCACATCACGGAATCCACCATCGAGACGCTCGCCGGCATGCTCGAAGCCGGTGACACCATCATCGACGGCGGCAATACCTTCTATAAGGATGACATTCGCCGCGCGAAGCACCTCAAGGAAAAGGGGCTGCACTACGTCGATGTCGGCACCTCCGGCGGTGTTTGGGGCGTCGAGCGCGGCTACTGCATGATGATTGGCGGCGAAAAAGAGGTCGTCGATCGCCTCAACCCGATCTTCGCGACCCTCGCGCCTGGGCTTGGCACCATCGATCGCACGCCCGGTTTCAAGGGCGATTCCCGCGCCGAGAATGGCTACATCCATGCGGGTCCGCCCGGCGCCGGCCACTTCGTGAAGATGGTCCATAACGGCATCGAATACGGCTTGATGCAGGCCTATGCTGAGGGCTTCGACATTCTGCGCGGCAAGAAGTCCGAGAGCCTGCCCGAGGACGAGCGCTTCACCATCGACCTCGCCGATACCGCCGAAGTCTGGCGTCGCGGCAGCGTCGTATCGTCTTGGCTGCTCGACCTCAGCGCCATGGCCTTGGCCGAAAGCCCTGACCTCGCCGAGTTCACCGGCAAGGTGGATGATTCCGGCGAAGGCCGCTGGACGATCAACGCGGCGATCGAAGAAGCCGTGCCGGCCGAGGTTCTCACCGCCGCCTTGTTCGCGCGCTTCCGCTCCCGCATCGACCACAGCTTTGGCGACAAGCTGCTCTCCGCGATGCGCAACAAGTTCGGCGGTCACGTCGAAGGCCACAGCGCGGCGCCGAGCATCAAGGAATGA
- the zwf gene encoding glucose-6-phosphate dehydrogenase: MNPVSATAKQTPVAPPCAMVIFGAGGDLTKRLVMPALYNLSCSGLLPKNFALIGVDLVEQDVETWLASLRDFLVGTFRKGGEGSEPGEVLNDAAWSHLTGTMSYLSGDFGKPETFQNLAHHLKDVDHRNGLGGNVLFYLAVAERFFGSTVEHLGQAGLTEEVGGAWRRVVIEKPFGHDLASAQALDKQVLAVLTEEQVYRIDHFLGKETVQNIMALRFANGLFEPIWNRDRIDHVQITVSETVGVERRGKFYESTGAMRDMVPNHVFQLLAMTAMEPPATFDADAIRAKKAEVFASMHPLELSDAVRGQYAPGTITGETVQGYRSEPDVSPESATETFVAMKLQIDNWRWAGVPFYLRTGKRMTKRKTEIAIRFKQAPFAMFRDTPVDSLGENWLIIQIQPEEGMKLRFNAKVPGPLLTFEKVAMSFNYDDWFKQAPATGYETLIFDVFIGDATLFQRADQLESAWKVVQPVLDSWAKPDPSFPNYAAGSAGPNASDELLQREGREWLPI; the protein is encoded by the coding sequence ATGAACCCTGTGAGCGCGACCGCGAAGCAGACACCGGTCGCGCCGCCCTGCGCCATGGTAATCTTCGGCGCGGGCGGCGACCTCACCAAGCGTCTGGTGATGCCGGCGCTGTATAACTTGTCGTGCAGCGGCTTGCTGCCGAAGAACTTCGCGCTGATCGGCGTCGATCTCGTGGAACAGGATGTCGAGACCTGGCTGGCCAGTCTTCGCGATTTTCTGGTCGGCACCTTCCGCAAGGGAGGTGAGGGAAGCGAGCCCGGCGAAGTTCTGAACGACGCCGCGTGGTCGCATCTCACCGGCACGATGTCGTATCTGTCGGGCGATTTCGGTAAGCCGGAAACCTTCCAGAACCTCGCGCATCATCTGAAGGACGTCGATCACCGCAACGGTCTTGGCGGCAACGTGCTCTTCTACCTTGCGGTCGCGGAACGCTTCTTCGGGTCCACGGTAGAGCATCTCGGCCAGGCTGGCCTCACTGAAGAAGTCGGCGGTGCCTGGCGTCGGGTCGTGATCGAAAAGCCGTTCGGCCACGACCTTGCTTCCGCTCAGGCTTTGGACAAGCAGGTTCTGGCCGTCCTCACGGAAGAGCAGGTCTACCGGATCGATCACTTCCTCGGGAAGGAGACCGTGCAGAACATCATGGCGCTGCGGTTCGCCAATGGATTGTTCGAGCCGATCTGGAACCGCGACCGCATCGATCATGTGCAGATCACCGTGTCCGAGACGGTCGGCGTGGAGCGTCGCGGCAAGTTCTACGAAAGCACCGGCGCGATGCGCGACATGGTGCCAAACCATGTCTTCCAGTTGCTGGCGATGACGGCCATGGAACCGCCCGCGACCTTCGATGCGGATGCGATCCGCGCCAAGAAGGCGGAGGTTTTCGCCTCCATGCACCCGCTCGAACTCAGTGATGCGGTGCGCGGTCAATACGCTCCCGGCACGATCACCGGTGAAACCGTTCAGGGGTATCGGAGCGAGCCTGACGTCTCCCCCGAAAGTGCAACCGAAACCTTTGTCGCGATGAAGCTGCAGATCGACAATTGGCGCTGGGCAGGCGTGCCGTTCTATCTGCGCACCGGCAAGCGCATGACCAAGCGCAAGACGGAAATCGCGATCCGCTTCAAGCAGGCGCCCTTCGCGATGTTCCGCGATACGCCCGTGGATTCGCTGGGTGAGAACTGGCTGATCATTCAGATCCAGCCAGAGGAAGGCATGAAGCTGCGCTTCAATGCGAAGGTGCCCGGCCCGTTGCTGACGTTCGAGAAGGTCGCGATGAGCTTCAATTACGACGATTGGTTCAAGCAAGCCCCCGCTACCGGCTATGAGACGTTGATTTTCGATGTCTTCATCGGGGACGCGACTCTGTTTCAGCGCGCCGACCAGTTGGAATCGGCGTGGAAGGTTGTGCAGCCGGTGCTGGACTCCTGGGCAAAGCCGGATCCATCATTCCCAAATTACGCTGCAGGCTCCGCAGGGCCGAACGCATCGGATGAACTGCTGCAACGGGAGGGCCGGGAATGGCTGCCGATATGA
- a CDS encoding ROK family protein, protein MAADMNQDENLGEHDDSHVDQSVNVSDDIRNVLTIDIGGTGVKASVIDMNGTMIADKVRIATPHPCPPGVLVELIANLVSPLPHYDRVAIGFPGAVRSNIILTAPHLGEEIWHGVDLAALVCQRLGGIPTKIVNDAEMQGLAVIQGKGLEFILTLGTGCGTGIFLDGQLAPHLELSTHPIGKKYTYDTYVGNDALVKIGKKRWNKRVQKMIQILEALTHYDHLFIGGGNSRNVTGELPANITCVSNDAGIDGGAALWSSHPIRHPEHTLAENPAG, encoded by the coding sequence ATGGCTGCCGATATGAACCAGGATGAAAACCTGGGCGAACACGATGACAGTCACGTCGATCAAAGCGTCAACGTGTCAGACGACATCAGGAACGTTCTGACGATCGATATCGGCGGCACAGGCGTGAAGGCATCGGTCATCGACATGAATGGCACGATGATCGCGGATAAGGTGCGCATCGCTACGCCGCACCCCTGCCCGCCCGGCGTGCTGGTCGAGCTGATCGCGAACCTCGTGAGCCCGCTGCCGCATTACGATCGTGTGGCGATCGGCTTCCCCGGCGCGGTGCGATCCAACATCATCCTCACCGCCCCGCATCTTGGTGAGGAAATCTGGCACGGCGTCGATCTCGCGGCTCTGGTCTGCCAAAGGCTTGGCGGCATCCCCACCAAGATCGTCAACGATGCCGAAATGCAGGGCCTCGCCGTCATCCAGGGGAAGGGCCTGGAATTCATCCTGACGCTCGGCACCGGTTGCGGCACCGGGATCTTTCTGGACGGCCAGCTCGCGCCACATCTGGAATTGTCCACGCATCCGATCGGCAAGAAATACACCTACGACACCTATGTCGGGAACGACGCGCTGGTGAAGATCGGCAAGAAGCGTTGGAACAAGCGTGTGCAGAAGATGATCCAGATTCTGGAAGCCCTGACGCATTACGATCATTTGTTCATCGGCGGCGGCAATTCGCGCAATGTGACAGGCGAACTCCCCGCGAACATCACCTGCGTGTCGAATGATGCCGGTATCGACGGCGGTGCGGCTTTGTGGTCGTCGCATCCGATCCGCCATCCCGAGCATACCCTGGCCGAAAACCCGGCCGGTTAG